Proteins encoded in a region of the Streptomyces sp. NBC_00513 genome:
- a CDS encoding isochorismatase family protein — translation MALPAIAPYALPTAADLPANRVDWSIDPDRAVLLVHDLQNYFLSSFDTTSEPVTGLLRQVSRLREEAIRADVPIFYTAQQGGQSAEERGLQQDFWGPGLPLDPEAEAIASAVSPGPGDTVLTKWKYSAFVRTDLLERLRALGRDQLVITGVYAHIGVLMTACDAWMQDVQAFVVADAVADFSAQEHRMALEWAAGRCAYVTTTDRVCEAW, via the coding sequence ATGGCCCTGCCCGCTATCGCCCCCTACGCGCTGCCCACCGCCGCCGACCTGCCCGCCAACCGGGTGGACTGGTCGATCGACCCGGACCGCGCGGTCCTGCTCGTCCACGACCTGCAGAACTACTTCCTGTCCTCGTTCGACACCACGAGCGAACCCGTCACCGGACTGCTCCGGCAGGTTTCCCGGCTGCGCGAGGAGGCGATCCGGGCCGACGTACCGATCTTCTACACGGCCCAGCAGGGTGGCCAGAGCGCCGAGGAGCGGGGCCTCCAGCAGGACTTCTGGGGGCCTGGTCTGCCCCTCGACCCGGAGGCGGAGGCCATCGCCTCGGCCGTGTCCCCCGGGCCCGGTGACACGGTGCTGACCAAGTGGAAGTACAGCGCGTTCGTCCGTACGGACCTGCTGGAGCGGCTGCGGGCGCTCGGTCGCGACCAGTTGGTCATCACCGGGGTGTACGCCCACATCGGCGTGTTGATGACGGCGTGCGACGCGTGGATGCAGGACGTGCAGGCCTTCGTGGTCGCGGACGCGGTGGCGGACTTCTCGGCGCAGGAGCACCGGATGGCACTCGAATGGGCCGCCGGGCGCTGCGCGTACGTCACCACGACCGACCGGGTCTGCGAGGCCTGGTGA
- a CDS encoding 4'-phosphopantetheinyl transferase superfamily protein: MSENVCAAEARRHELDRTEQARAARLRRDDDADRFLVAHVCLRALLGERLGAAPGRLLIEREPCAGCGGPHGRPYLPGRPVHFSLSHAGDLVLVALAPVPVGVDVEPERDASLIGDTVDALHDVERAELLGLPARARGAAFARCWARKEAALKSAGTGLVRGASQPYVGSGLVPAQPDGHHVLDLPAPPGHAAALALHLG, from the coding sequence GTGAGCGAGAACGTCTGCGCCGCCGAGGCCCGCCGCCACGAGCTGGACCGTACGGAACAAGCCAGGGCGGCCCGGCTCCGTCGGGACGACGACGCCGACCGGTTCCTGGTCGCGCACGTGTGTCTGCGCGCGCTCCTCGGCGAGCGGCTCGGGGCGGCCCCGGGCCGGTTGCTGATCGAGCGGGAACCCTGCGCCGGTTGCGGCGGGCCGCACGGGCGCCCGTACCTGCCGGGTCGGCCGGTGCACTTCTCGCTCTCGCACGCCGGTGACCTGGTACTCGTCGCCCTGGCGCCGGTGCCGGTCGGGGTGGACGTGGAACCGGAGCGCGACGCCTCGCTGATCGGGGACACCGTCGACGCGCTGCACGACGTGGAGCGGGCCGAACTCCTCGGCCTGCCGGCGCGGGCACGCGGCGCTGCCTTCGCCCGGTGCTGGGCACGCAAGGAGGCGGCGTTGAAATCCGCCGGCACGGGACTCGTGCGGGGTGCCTCCCAGCCGTATGTGGGTTCCGGCCTGGTCCCGGCTCAGCCGGACGGGCATCATGTGCTCGATCTTCCCGCGCCCCCCGGCCACGCTGCCGCCCTGGCGTTGCACCTCGGCTGA
- a CDS encoding DoxX family protein: MNDHLSTARPYALGLFRIVTGLLFACHGAASLFGVLGGAHGGGTVPVGTWPGWYAAVIQLVAGTLVLFGIGTRSAAFIASGSMAYAYFTSHQPNALWPIQNNGESSAMFCWAFLLLVFTGPGALAVDRLILSRATAGAPPASPASDSTGGEDRHTSPATA, translated from the coding sequence GTGAACGACCACCTCTCCACCGCCCGGCCATACGCGCTGGGCCTGTTCCGGATCGTCACCGGCCTGCTGTTCGCCTGCCACGGCGCCGCCTCGCTGTTCGGCGTGCTCGGTGGCGCCCATGGCGGCGGCACGGTGCCCGTCGGCACCTGGCCGGGCTGGTACGCGGCGGTGATCCAGCTGGTGGCCGGCACGCTGGTGCTGTTCGGGATCGGCACGCGCAGCGCCGCCTTCATCGCCTCGGGCTCGATGGCTTACGCCTACTTCACCTCGCACCAGCCGAACGCCCTCTGGCCGATCCAGAACAACGGCGAGTCCTCCGCGATGTTCTGCTGGGCCTTCCTGCTGCTGGTCTTCACCGGCCCGGGCGCCCTCGCCGTGGATCGACTGATTCTCTCCCGGGCGACCGCCGGCGCGCCGCCCGCCTCCCCCGCGTCCGACAGCACGGGCGGCGAGGACCGGCACACCAGCCCCGCCACCGCCTGA
- a CDS encoding iron ABC transporter permease produces MSQSAPPVTAPLPAPARTRFSRGTVVTLVAGLLLATVVIASVGYGARDISALETVKILLHPGGGGYNHDVLWTERIPRTLLGLAVGASLGASGLVMQALTMNPLSDPGILGVEQGAAMFVVLGILFLDVNDASGFFWLALVGSAVSAALVYLIGTRTNAGSTTLGLVLAGVAIAAVLASIVTLLVVRDEAVYSSLRFWSVGQLSGRSQVLGEIAPFAVIGLLLALPLGRTLNALSLGEETARGLGVRVQRAQLAGAAVAVLLCASATAAVGPVAFVGLVAAHVARMLVGADHRWSLPLSMLCGAVLLVGADTVGRLVLDHGEIQVSVMTAVVGTPFFVWLARRRDLVRM; encoded by the coding sequence ATGAGTCAATCGGCCCCGCCGGTGACAGCGCCGCTGCCGGCGCCCGCGAGAACCCGCTTCTCGCGCGGCACGGTGGTGACCCTCGTCGCCGGCCTGCTTCTGGCGACGGTGGTGATCGCGAGCGTCGGCTACGGCGCACGCGACATCTCGGCGCTGGAGACCGTCAAGATCCTGCTCCACCCCGGGGGCGGCGGATACAACCACGACGTCCTGTGGACGGAACGCATCCCCCGCACCCTGCTCGGTCTGGCCGTCGGCGCCTCGCTCGGCGCCTCCGGGCTCGTGATGCAGGCACTCACGATGAACCCGCTCTCCGATCCGGGCATCCTGGGCGTGGAGCAGGGCGCCGCGATGTTCGTGGTCCTCGGCATCCTCTTCCTCGACGTCAACGACGCGAGCGGCTTCTTCTGGCTGGCGCTCGTCGGCTCGGCGGTCTCCGCGGCCCTCGTCTACCTGATCGGTACGCGAACCAACGCGGGCAGCACCACCCTCGGGCTGGTGCTGGCCGGTGTCGCCATCGCCGCCGTACTGGCCTCCATCGTCACCCTCCTCGTCGTCCGCGACGAGGCCGTGTACTCCTCCTTGCGCTTCTGGTCGGTCGGCCAACTCAGCGGTCGCTCCCAGGTCCTGGGCGAGATCGCACCGTTCGCCGTCATCGGCCTGCTGCTCGCACTGCCGCTCGGCCGCACCCTCAACGCCCTCAGCCTCGGCGAGGAGACGGCCCGGGGCCTCGGTGTGCGTGTCCAGCGTGCCCAGTTGGCCGGCGCGGCGGTGGCCGTCCTGCTCTGCGCCTCGGCGACGGCGGCCGTCGGACCCGTGGCCTTCGTGGGACTGGTCGCCGCGCACGTCGCGCGGATGCTGGTCGGCGCGGACCACCGCTGGTCGCTGCCGCTGTCGATGCTCTGCGGGGCCGTGCTGCTGGTCGGCGCCGACACCGTGGGCCGGCTGGTCCTCGATCACGGTGAGATCCAGGTGTCGGTGATGACGGCCGTGGTCGGCACCCCGTTCTTCGTGTGGCTGGCCCGCCGACGCGACCTGGTCCGGATGTGA
- a CDS encoding iron chelate uptake ABC transporter family permease subunit: MPRQQAAPTRAAVTASTPDTETADTKAAGAEAPDPKAADARPESPAGRPDEAPGASSVAATAALLRRAHRAARRRTALLVAVLVTVLIGLLLASVLLGGLRNIPAADVLPAAFGQRTGLADYVIHRIRMPRALAALLAGALFGLSGALYQRLIRNPLATPDIVGISAGAGAGAVTVLILAPGIPYGVEGAALAGSFLLVGAVLLLSRRGGRVDTFRLVLIGIGMAAVCTAYVNYLFSMAGQHSIAQVTRWLVGSVSGVTWDGVTTLAVAFAVCALCAAPLGRALGAMSLGDQLAAGLGTRVSAARTAALLLGAAAAAMATSVTGPIGFVSLVSGPIAVRLVGADRALLLAAPIGAVIVLGSDVLAQHGPLISPVPTGVLTALIGAPYFVWLILRRRQGASS, from the coding sequence GTGCCCCGACAACAAGCCGCCCCGACCCGGGCCGCGGTGACCGCGTCGACACCCGACACCGAGACCGCCGACACCAAGGCCGCCGGCGCCGAAGCCCCCGACCCCAAGGCCGCCGACGCGCGGCCCGAGAGTCCGGCCGGCCGGCCGGACGAGGCCCCCGGCGCGTCGTCGGTCGCCGCCACCGCCGCGCTGCTGCGCCGTGCCCACCGCGCCGCCCGCCGGCGCACGGCCCTCCTGGTCGCCGTGCTCGTCACGGTCCTGATCGGGCTACTGCTGGCCTCCGTCCTGCTCGGCGGGTTGCGCAACATCCCGGCGGCCGACGTGCTGCCCGCCGCGTTCGGTCAACGCACCGGCCTCGCCGACTACGTGATCCACCGCATCCGGATGCCGCGCGCGCTGGCGGCCCTGCTGGCCGGCGCCCTGTTCGGGCTCTCCGGCGCGCTCTACCAGCGGCTCATCCGCAACCCGCTCGCCACCCCGGACATCGTCGGCATCTCCGCCGGCGCGGGAGCCGGGGCCGTCACGGTCCTGATCCTCGCACCCGGGATCCCCTACGGGGTGGAGGGCGCGGCGCTCGCCGGGTCCTTCCTCCTCGTCGGCGCCGTGCTGTTGCTCAGCCGGCGCGGCGGCCGGGTGGACACCTTCCGGCTGGTGCTGATCGGCATCGGCATGGCGGCGGTGTGCACCGCGTACGTCAACTACCTGTTCTCCATGGCCGGTCAGCACAGCATCGCCCAGGTGACGCGCTGGCTCGTCGGCAGCGTCAGCGGAGTCACCTGGGACGGGGTCACCACCCTCGCGGTCGCCTTCGCCGTGTGCGCCCTGTGCGCCGCGCCGCTGGGTCGGGCCCTGGGCGCCATGTCGCTGGGCGACCAGTTGGCGGCCGGACTCGGCACCCGGGTGTCGGCGGCCAGAACGGCGGCCCTGCTGCTCGGTGCGGCGGCGGCCGCCATGGCCACCAGCGTGACCGGGCCCATCGGTTTCGTCTCGCTGGTGAGCGGTCCCATCGCCGTGCGCCTGGTCGGCGCGGATCGGGCGCTGCTGCTCGCCGCCCCCATCGGCGCGGTGATCGTCCTCGGGTCCGACGTGCTGGCCCAGCACGGTCCGCTGATCAGCCCGGTGCCCACCGGCGTCCTCACCGCCCTGATCGGCGCCCCCTACTTCGTCTGGCTGATTCTCCGCCGCAGGCAAGGAGCAAGTTCATGA
- a CDS encoding ABC transporter ATP-binding protein, with the protein MSSTAPPGLAARSITTGYDRTPVIENLSLDIEPGKITVLVGPNACGKSTLLKSMARLLPVAAGSVLLDGNDIHALPTREVARRLGILPQSPIAPESITVGDLVWRGRHPHHRFGQRRTAADDEVIARSLTATGTAELISRPVDQLSGGQRQRVWIALALAQETPTLLLDEPTTYLDIAHQIEVMDLLADLNEQSDKTIVLVSHDLNQAALYASTIVAMRDGRIVCQGAPEEVLTERTVAEVFGLDCLVVPHPRSGRPQIFPLGRHTTS; encoded by the coding sequence ATGAGTTCCACGGCGCCCCCCGGGTTGGCCGCCCGGTCCATCACCACCGGGTACGACCGCACACCGGTCATCGAGAACCTCAGCCTGGACATCGAGCCCGGCAAGATCACCGTGCTGGTCGGCCCCAACGCCTGCGGCAAGTCCACCCTGTTGAAGTCCATGGCCCGCCTGCTGCCGGTCGCCGCGGGCTCGGTCCTGCTCGACGGCAACGACATCCACGCCCTGCCGACCCGCGAGGTGGCCCGCCGGCTCGGCATCCTGCCGCAGTCCCCGATCGCCCCCGAGAGCATCACCGTGGGCGACCTGGTCTGGCGCGGCCGCCACCCGCACCACCGGTTCGGGCAGCGCCGCACGGCCGCCGACGACGAGGTCATCGCCCGGTCGTTGACGGCCACCGGCACGGCCGAGCTGATCTCCCGGCCGGTGGACCAGCTCTCGGGCGGTCAGCGCCAACGGGTGTGGATCGCGCTGGCGTTGGCCCAGGAGACCCCCACCCTGCTGCTGGACGAGCCCACCACCTATCTCGACATCGCGCACCAGATCGAGGTCATGGACCTGCTCGCGGATCTCAACGAGCAGAGCGACAAGACCATCGTCCTGGTGTCCCACGACCTGAACCAGGCCGCCCTGTACGCCTCGACCATCGTCGCCATGCGCGACGGCCGGATCGTGTGCCAGGGCGCGCCCGAAGAGGTCCTCACCGAGCGGACGGTCGCCGAGGTCTTCGGTCTCGACTGTCTGGTCGTTCCCCATCCCCGTTCCGGCCGGCCCCAGATCTTCCCCCTGGGCCGACACACCACCTCATAG
- a CDS encoding ABC transporter substrate-binding protein, whose product MSFLDRHRTLAALTATAAGLGLLTACGGGSSDKADKPAAASADAAKGAFPVSLKNAWGNTEVKKKPLKVATVSDGDTDIALALGIVPVITPDVEDGGKVPEYKQRAIDKLGAGKLKTYDDTDGTAYEAIAAEAPDVILGVNTWEMDKDYAKLSPIAPVVTYTDKAQADTLTWQERLKTAAKALGLETKADEVIAANEKATADAAAAHPEFKGKTYTYTVVHPEQISFMSYQAQDPGVFEKLGFAKTDKAKNYAPDKNAVSLENLDQLDADVLLVTYPFGDRGVISPKELEGNKLFQSLNSVKGKHFAVIPSDNNLASSIAYPDALNAPWAVEQLTPLLAKAVAGQ is encoded by the coding sequence GTGTCCTTCCTCGACAGACACCGCACCCTGGCCGCCCTGACGGCCACCGCCGCCGGCCTCGGCCTGCTCACCGCCTGTGGTGGCGGCTCCTCCGACAAGGCGGACAAGCCGGCCGCCGCCTCGGCCGACGCCGCGAAGGGCGCCTTCCCGGTCTCCCTCAAGAACGCCTGGGGCAACACCGAGGTCAAGAAGAAGCCCCTCAAGGTGGCCACCGTCTCCGACGGCGACACCGACATCGCGCTGGCCCTCGGCATCGTCCCGGTGATCACCCCGGACGTGGAGGACGGCGGGAAGGTCCCCGAGTACAAGCAGCGGGCCATCGACAAGCTCGGCGCCGGCAAGCTCAAGACGTACGACGACACGGACGGCACCGCCTACGAGGCCATCGCGGCCGAGGCCCCCGACGTCATCCTCGGCGTGAACACGTGGGAGATGGACAAGGACTACGCGAAGCTGTCCCCCATCGCCCCGGTCGTCACCTACACCGACAAGGCGCAGGCCGACACCCTGACCTGGCAGGAGCGGTTGAAGACCGCCGCCAAGGCGCTGGGCCTGGAGACCAAGGCCGACGAGGTCATCGCGGCCAACGAGAAGGCCACCGCCGACGCGGCCGCCGCGCATCCGGAGTTCAAGGGCAAGACGTACACGTACACCGTCGTCCACCCCGAGCAGATCAGCTTCATGTCGTACCAGGCGCAGGACCCGGGCGTCTTCGAGAAGCTCGGTTTCGCCAAGACCGACAAGGCCAAGAACTACGCCCCCGACAAGAACGCCGTCAGCCTGGAGAACCTCGACCAGCTCGACGCCGACGTCCTCCTCGTCACCTACCCCTTCGGTGACCGCGGCGTGATCAGCCCCAAGGAGCTGGAGGGCAACAAGCTCTTCCAGTCGCTGAACTCCGTGAAGGGCAAACACTTCGCGGTCATCCCGTCGGACAACAACCTGGCCTCGTCCATCGCCTACCCGGACGCGCTGAACGCGCCGTGGGCGGTCGAGCAGCTGACGCCGCTCCTCGCCAAGGCCGTCGCCGGCCAGTAG
- a CDS encoding siderophore-interacting protein produces MSSRNPRPVVTFPIVLRELTVLRVADVTPGMRRVTLGGPQLAAFRKNGLELPALRTEGFDDHVKFFFAEEEGGDPVLPGQNVSSLDWPADARPLTKDYTPVRFDPDAGEIDFDFVNHAGGVASSWAQAAKPGDVTWIAGPKMSHGHPEGADWLLAIGDETALPAIARWLEEMPEGTRARVFVEVGEDSHRQELPTRADAEITWLVRGGAPAGSTDLLEQAVRGMEWLPGTPFVWAAGEAVTLKGIRRHLAVDRQVPRERTHITGYWRRTEPAVVAGQVARDEDDAHDRLHELTDLAPGLAIRAAVTLGLVDLVYQGVRTPDALAARTSAQPRTLAALLTYLVSLDVFALDSEGYRLTPIGEELVEDDHSLAEYDLRGAQAALDLSLSGLAETLWSGEAGYRTLSGLPLAEAMVNDERLGGSAREAVEDEALWIAPGVASGYDWSSVGSVTAAGHGAGAVVNTLLKVFPELRARIAAQPSALRVVREQVLDADVLPRVDLLARSGPVPPGDGTVLVCRLLELLPDEDAVLTLAETAAALPDGGALLLVEQVEGPDADDVEAALNQLRLASAFGSGVRSEAAFAELVARAGLSVRDLADIGWDHRLWVLTRQG; encoded by the coding sequence ATGTCCAGCCGCAACCCCCGCCCGGTCGTCACCTTCCCCATCGTGCTCAGGGAGCTGACCGTGCTGCGTGTCGCGGACGTGACCCCGGGCATGCGGCGGGTGACGCTGGGCGGGCCCCAGCTGGCCGCCTTCCGGAAGAACGGCCTGGAGTTGCCGGCGCTGCGCACCGAGGGCTTCGACGACCACGTGAAGTTCTTCTTCGCCGAGGAGGAGGGCGGGGACCCGGTGCTGCCGGGCCAGAACGTCTCCAGTCTGGACTGGCCCGCCGACGCGAGGCCGCTCACCAAGGACTACACCCCGGTGCGTTTCGACCCCGATGCCGGGGAGATCGACTTCGACTTCGTGAACCACGCGGGCGGCGTCGCCTCGTCGTGGGCGCAGGCGGCGAAGCCCGGCGACGTCACCTGGATCGCCGGCCCGAAGATGTCGCACGGTCATCCGGAGGGCGCCGACTGGCTGTTGGCGATCGGTGACGAGACGGCCCTGCCCGCCATCGCCCGGTGGCTGGAGGAGATGCCGGAGGGCACCCGCGCCCGGGTGTTCGTCGAGGTCGGCGAGGACAGCCACCGCCAGGAACTGCCGACCCGTGCCGACGCCGAGATCACCTGGCTGGTGCGCGGGGGTGCGCCCGCCGGGAGTACCGACCTGCTGGAGCAGGCGGTACGGGGCATGGAGTGGCTGCCGGGCACTCCGTTCGTGTGGGCGGCCGGCGAGGCCGTGACCCTGAAGGGCATCCGCCGCCACCTCGCGGTGGACCGGCAGGTGCCGCGGGAGCGGACCCACATCACCGGGTACTGGAGGCGCACCGAACCGGCCGTCGTCGCCGGCCAGGTGGCGCGGGACGAGGACGACGCGCACGACCGCCTGCACGAACTGACCGACCTGGCACCGGGCCTCGCCATCCGGGCGGCGGTGACGCTCGGCCTGGTGGACCTGGTCTACCAGGGGGTCCGGACGCCGGACGCCCTCGCCGCGCGCACGTCCGCGCAGCCGCGCACGCTGGCCGCCCTGCTGACCTACCTGGTCTCGCTGGACGTGTTCGCCCTCGACTCCGAGGGATACCGACTGACGCCGATCGGCGAGGAACTCGTCGAGGACGACCACTCGTTGGCCGAGTACGACCTGCGCGGCGCGCAGGCCGCCCTCGACCTGTCGCTGTCGGGTCTCGCCGAGACCCTGTGGAGCGGCGAGGCCGGCTACCGCACCCTGTCCGGCCTGCCGCTGGCCGAGGCGATGGTCAACGACGAGCGCCTCGGCGGCTCGGCCCGCGAGGCGGTCGAGGACGAGGCGCTGTGGATCGCGCCCGGTGTCGCCAGCGGGTACGACTGGTCCTCGGTCGGATCGGTGACCGCCGCCGGGCACGGCGCGGGGGCCGTGGTCAACACGCTGCTCAAGGTGTTCCCCGAACTGCGGGCCCGGATCGCCGCGCAGCCGTCGGCGCTGCGGGTGGTGCGGGAGCAGGTGCTGGACGCCGACGTGCTGCCCCGGGTGGACCTGCTCGCCCGCTCCGGACCGGTGCCCCCCGGTGACGGCACGGTACTGGTGTGCCGGCTGCTGGAGCTGCTGCCCGACGAGGACGCCGTGCTCACCCTGGCGGAGACCGCGGCCGCGCTTCCCGACGGGGGCGCGCTGCTGCTGGTGGAGCAGGTCGAGGGGCCGGACGCCGATGACGTCGAGGCGGCGCTCAACCAGTTGCGGCTGGCGTCGGCGTTCGGCTCCGGGGTGCGCTCGGAAGCCGCGTTCGCGGAACTCGTCGCGCGCGCCGGACTGTCGGTCCGCGACCTCGCGGACATCGGCTGGGACCACCGCCTGTGGGTGCTGACCCGGCAGGGCTGA